A genomic window from Nematostella vectensis chromosome 9, jaNemVect1.1, whole genome shotgun sequence includes:
- the LOC116616876 gene encoding uncharacterized protein LOC116616876, producing MIFFYIWQFIISGQENMFCGVSTNYTHLLTMFNVVVVCPSESLGKVATKIETEGAGVIQHGFIINETKDIKRTPHDQRRGMLRYWALVCNQDLYQQACPKESEKRNQCRGGVRRGGQPESVYNWLVDGFSAPQDVVLDIGSKNGMWY from the exons atgatttttttttacatttggcAATTCATTATTAGTGGTCAGGAGAACATGTTCTGTGGtg TGTCTACGAACTATACACACCTGCTTACCATGTTCAATGTGGTGGTGGTTTGTCCGTCAGAGAGCCTAGGCAAGGTTGCCACGAAGATCGAAACAGAAGGTGCTGGGGTTATACAGCATGGTTTTATAATCAATGAAACAAAGGACATCAAGAG GACTCCACATGACCAACGCAGAGGAATGCTTCGCTATTGGGCATTGGTCTGCAACCAGGACTTGTACCAACAGGCATGTCCAAAAGAAAGTGAAAAACGTAATCAGTGTCGAGGAGGAGTGCGAAGAGGAGGCCAGCCTGAAAGTGTATATAACTGGCTTGTGGACGGGTTTTCAGCGCCACAAGATGTTGTTCTCGACATAGGCAGTAAGAATGGTATGTGGTATTGA